One genomic segment of Amycolatopsis sp. WQ 127309 includes these proteins:
- a CDS encoding YbaB/EbfC family DNA-binding protein, which produces MPEPDESRIGSAGKELMVMSEWDSPVDAERALEKAMADLDSERRKLSELGRVWRDEKTTIKSKDQSLSMTFDGRGDLVDLVFNESKYRALPPAQLASVLLETLRRGRAQSMTRMSEVMGLGERTGGMDLSSFASGDFDPEKLIGSLLGPMYEKMDDFGVPMPGRDAPRRQEG; this is translated from the coding sequence GTGCCGGAGCCGGACGAAAGCCGGATCGGTTCGGCCGGGAAGGAGCTGATGGTCATGTCGGAATGGGACTCGCCGGTGGACGCGGAGCGCGCGCTGGAGAAGGCGATGGCCGATCTCGACTCGGAGCGGCGGAAGCTGTCCGAGCTGGGGCGGGTGTGGCGTGACGAGAAGACGACGATCAAGTCGAAGGACCAGTCGCTGTCGATGACCTTCGACGGCCGGGGCGACCTGGTCGACCTGGTGTTCAACGAGTCGAAGTACCGGGCGTTGCCGCCGGCGCAGCTGGCCAGCGTGCTGCTGGAGACGTTGCGGCGGGGACGCGCGCAGAGCATGACCCGGATGAGTGAGGTCATGGGGCTCGGGGAGCGCACCGGCGGGATGGACCTGAGTTCCTTCGCTTCCGGCGATTTCGACCCGGAAAAGCTCATCGGTTCGTTGCTGGGGCCGATGTACGAAAAGATGGACGATTTCGGCGTCCCGATGCCGGGCCGCGACGCGCCGCGACGTCAGGAGGGCTGA
- a CDS encoding WXG100 family type VII secretion target, producing MADEFRLDAPALRKTTTDLHDAVEKFTETFRRVQAGLAEHDGCWGSDEPGKAFAKNYVETAKDIQTGVQNVVNGVTSTGKSLDDASARFVGLDEESAKAMDKSMGDQLGH from the coding sequence ATGGCGGACGAATTCCGGCTCGACGCACCCGCGTTACGGAAGACCACCACCGATCTCCACGACGCGGTGGAGAAGTTCACCGAGACGTTCCGGCGGGTGCAGGCGGGCTTGGCCGAGCACGACGGGTGCTGGGGCTCGGACGAACCCGGTAAGGCGTTCGCGAAGAACTATGTGGAGACCGCGAAGGACATCCAGACCGGCGTGCAGAACGTCGTCAACGGGGTCACCAGCACGGGGAAGAGCCTGGACGACGCGTCCGCGCGCTTCGTGGGGCTGGACGAGGAGTCGGCGAAGGCGATGGACAAGTCCATGGGTGACCAGCTGGGTCACTGA
- a CDS encoding DUF4241 domain-containing protein, whose product MPIPTPGFDRIFAPGARHELSGGDIVTVRLRRQGSLWLPSGQVVAGEPFGFDAATRGFVQRVPPGQYPLELVIALFAARGHLPEHELVAAARLVIRDEPVVSWELAACPGQDAAELAGDEFFGYPVDAGAGGFADVVNLPPPDEDPDEFQDRVMNLLDYTKSDAPVFDTVTDGHGRPIVVAFPSGNGDGRYPTWVGRGAAGDVVCFLTDFFVLTGEDDDEWPPAGGIVPGHELRAGQVLRRQALSSPSGRATLVHQDDGNLVLYDNEGRGTVWSAGTPGRGTGCCALQPDGDFVVYDDQARAVWSTGTAGHPGAVLSVHDDGLVLRDPAGSVVWSTTPRAAGASVIRPLFVATAGSPRFRAPREQAKPT is encoded by the coding sequence ATGCCCATCCCCACGCCCGGCTTCGACCGGATCTTCGCGCCCGGCGCCCGGCACGAGCTGTCCGGCGGGGACATCGTGACCGTCCGGCTGCGGCGCCAGGGTTCGCTGTGGCTGCCGTCCGGTCAGGTCGTCGCCGGTGAGCCGTTCGGGTTCGACGCCGCCACGCGGGGCTTCGTCCAGCGAGTGCCGCCGGGGCAATACCCGCTGGAGCTCGTGATCGCACTGTTCGCCGCGCGTGGCCACTTGCCCGAGCACGAGCTGGTCGCGGCGGCCCGGCTGGTCATCCGGGACGAGCCGGTCGTCTCGTGGGAACTGGCCGCGTGCCCCGGACAGGACGCGGCCGAGCTGGCCGGCGACGAGTTCTTCGGTTATCCGGTGGACGCCGGCGCCGGTGGGTTCGCCGACGTCGTGAATCTCCCGCCCCCGGACGAAGACCCCGACGAGTTCCAGGACCGGGTCATGAACCTGCTCGACTACACGAAGTCCGACGCTCCGGTGTTCGACACCGTGACCGACGGCCACGGCCGGCCGATCGTCGTCGCGTTCCCGTCCGGCAACGGGGACGGGCGCTACCCGACCTGGGTCGGGCGTGGCGCCGCAGGCGACGTGGTCTGCTTCCTCACCGACTTCTTCGTGCTTACCGGCGAGGATGACGACGAATGGCCGCCGGCCGGCGGCATCGTGCCCGGGCATGAGCTGCGGGCCGGTCAGGTGCTGCGCCGGCAGGCTCTCAGCTCTCCGTCCGGGCGCGCCACGCTGGTCCACCAGGACGACGGCAACCTCGTGCTCTACGACAACGAGGGCCGGGGCACCGTGTGGTCCGCCGGCACGCCGGGGCGCGGCACCGGGTGCTGCGCGCTGCAGCCGGACGGCGACTTCGTCGTGTACGACGACCAAGCCCGTGCCGTGTGGTCGACCGGGACAGCCGGCCACCCCGGTGCCGTCCTGTCCGTCCACGACGACGGGCTCGTCCTGCGCGATCCGGCCGGGAGCGTGGTGTGGAGCACGACGCCGCGGGCGGCCGGAGCATCCGTGATCCGGCCCCTGTTCGTCGCCACGGCGGGCAGCCCGCGTTTCCGCGCCCCGCGGGAGCAGGCGAAACCGACCTGA